From the genome of Pontibacillus halophilus JSM 076056 = DSM 19796:
GGTTACAGACATGCTTAAAGACGTTATTGGTGAAGGAACGGCGAGACAAGTTAATTTACCAGGTGTTCCTGTTGCCGGGAAAACTGGTACAACGAACGACAGTAAAGATGTATGGTTTTCTGGTTATACGTCGGATTACACCATTTCAGTGTGGTCTGGCTACAAGAAGCGTACACCAGTTAACGAAACCGGCCAGGCTGTACCTAAACAAGTATTCCAGTCATTAATGGGTACACTAGCTAGCCAAAGTCAGCCAGCTGATTTCCAAAAGCCTAACTCAGTAGCAGAAGTTCAAATTGAAGCTGGTACATGGCCTGCGAAACTGCCAAGTGACTACACGCCAAATGACCGGATTACAACAGAACTATTTGTTAAAGGCGAAGAACCGAAAAAGACATCACAACAATTTGACCGCCTTGACCCAGTCCAGAACCTATCTGGTCAGTATGATGCAGAACAAGGTGCTATTAATTTAAATTGGAGTTATAAAGACGCTGAAGGCATCTCCTTCAAAGTACGAATGGCTGCTGATGGCGGAGAAGCCCAAACGATTACAACAACTAAAGATAATCAGCTACAGCTAAATAACTTTGAGCCTGGACGCACTTACACATTCCAAGTCATTGCAGTCGAAGACCAGAACGCGTCCCTTACGAGCGAACCTGCTTCTGTTGCAATTGAAGTCCCTGCTGAAACTGAGCCTGAGGATCCATTAGATGGTCTTGGTGAAGAAGGTGACGAAGGTGACGAAGAAGATGAAGGGGAAGGAAACGGCGAATCAGACGGTGACAACCAAGACGAAGAAAATGAAAATAACGAAGGTAACAACAATAATGATAACAATAACCCTGGGAATGGAAACAACAATGGAGATGACCAGGGCAACAATCAAAATGGGAATGGGGACAGCGAAACCCCTCCTGAAGAAGAGGACACACCACCTGAAGAAAATCCTAATAATGGAGACAATGAAGGTGAAGGCGAAGGAGATGAAGAAGGAGACGATGATTAACGTCTTCTCTCCTCCCTTTTGTAAGAACGCTTGGTTATAACCAAGCGTTCTTTTTTTGTTTTCCCCTAGGGTGCGCTACTCCTCGTAATGCCTTTAGTAGCACTGAGAGCTTAAACAAATAAAAAACACCCTTATAGAGGGTGTTTTAAGCCTTATAGACGCCGCTTCTTATTAAGGCAAAGGTAAATCATTTAAACCTATTTTGCTTCTTTCTCCTTCTTCCTCATGCGCTTTTGCCCTTCCCTGCACAAATGCAGCAACGGACAAGCATCGCACTTTGGAGCACGTGCGGTGCAATGGTACCGTCCAAAGAAAATAAATCGATGATGAGTTGGGCTCCATTTCTCTTTTGGAACTTTCCTCATTAACGTTTTCTCAACTTCTAGCACGCTATCCTTCCACCGGCAAATACCAAGTCGTTTCGAAACACGCTCAACGTGTGTATCAACGGCAATGGTTGGTTCCCCAAATGCTACAGCTGCTACAACATTTGCCGTCTTCCTTCCAACACCAGCTAACTGCTCAAGCTCTGCTTTCGTATTCGGAACGACACTGTCATACTCCTCAACAAGCGTTTGAGATAACTTCTGTATATTCTTAGCTTTGTTTCGATACAATCCAATCGAACGTATATCTTGCTGTAGCTCATCAAGTTCTACATTCAAGTAATCTTCTGGTGTCTTATATTTAGCAAATAATGCAGGCGTAACTTTATTGACCAATGCATCCGTACATTGGGCAGAGAGCACGACAGCAATTAATAATTCAAATGGGTTATCATGGACAAGCTCACAATCTGCGTCTGGATACATGACTTCAACTTCGCCAAGTACCTCATTGATTTGTGATTGGTTCAACATTACATCTTCTCTCCCTAGGCGTCATCAAGCCAGTTGTAATACACCGACGTATCACGTTTTTCTTTCGAGGCTGCCGCTTGTTGCGATACAGGTGATTGTCGGAAAGATTTGCTTTCTTCCCTCGCCTGTTGGACACTACGTATCCCCTTTTTCTTCCACTCTCTTAGAATACGGTCAATGTATTTAAAGTTCAATTTCCCCATAAGCACAGCTTCACGCAATGCCGCTTTAATCAAGGCAGGCTCTTGTTTATCTTCATCAAGCCATATATTAATCGTTTCAATTTCAAATGGACTAATCGGACG
Proteins encoded in this window:
- the nth gene encoding endonuclease III, which encodes MLNQSQINEVLGEVEVMYPDADCELVHDNPFELLIAVVLSAQCTDALVNKVTPALFAKYKTPEDYLNVELDELQQDIRSIGLYRNKAKNIQKLSQTLVEEYDSVVPNTKAELEQLAGVGRKTANVVAAVAFGEPTIAVDTHVERVSKRLGICRWKDSVLEVEKTLMRKVPKEKWSPTHHRFIFFGRYHCTARAPKCDACPLLHLCREGQKRMRKKEKEAK